In Syntrophales bacterium, the following proteins share a genomic window:
- a CDS encoding DUF456 domain-containing protein — protein MTAVLIVAGLIAAVLAVAGSVIPVIPGPSLSFAALLLLSFARNWEPFSTEFLIAAGVLALLIIVMDYILPIEGARRYGASKFGVAGALVGIVAGFLIMPPVGIFIGALLGAVTGELVTKKSGHEALRAGLGVFIGFMVGTVIRVAFTLAVLFFYIAALF, from the coding sequence ATGACAGCAGTCCTTATCGTGGCCGGATTGATCGCGGCCGTTCTGGCCGTTGCGGGAAGCGTTATCCCCGTTATTCCGGGTCCGTCGCTGAGTTTCGCCGCACTGCTCCTGCTGTCCTTCGCGAGGAACTGGGAACCCTTCAGCACGGAATTTCTGATTGCTGCAGGCGTCCTGGCCCTTCTTATCATTGTCATGGATTACATTCTTCCCATTGAGGGGGCTCGACGCTATGGGGCGTCAAAATTCGGTGTGGCCGGAGCACTTGTTGGGATCGTGGCGGGATTCCTGATCATGCCTCCGGTGGGTATATTCATCGGTGCCCTGCTGGGAGCCGTGACGGGAGAGCTGGTGACGAAAAAGAGCGGCCACGAAGCTCTTCGCGCCGGCCTGGGGGTGTTTATAGGTTTCATGGTGGGGACGGTCATACGGGTAGCCTTTACGCTGGCCGTACTGTTTTTCTACATAGCGGCGCTGTTCTGA